Part of the Ochotona princeps isolate mOchPri1 chromosome 15, mOchPri1.hap1, whole genome shotgun sequence genome, CTATTGTTCCCTGATTTGCTCTGGCATTCCCTGCTGGCTGGCTACTCCCCCATGTCTCTCTGCTGAAGGCAGGCAGTCTGGTTGGCCTTTCTTCCTGCTTGCCCAGGGCCCTAGCCCCAGCAGAAAACCTGCTGGACAAAGGattttctgcttgtggcccaggctGAACAACGACATTGATGGGCCTTGGGgacaggcttccacgcagctgaAATTGCTTTTGGTCTGCCTTCTTGCACTGTCTTTCTTCATCCTGTTGCCGCAAGCACAGTCTGCATGAATCGGTAGTTCTGGAACTCCATCATTTAGAGTAGCAAGGATCCAGAGGTACTCCTAGTGGGCAGGACCACTGGGGCAGCTCCTGCCTGCCAGTGTGCTCTTTGCAGCTTGCCATTTTGTGATTCAGAATATGCTCTCCAAAACCATCACATGCAGTGAGCCTCCGCTGTGTGACTTCATCATGGCAAGGTCCCTTCCAAGAGACAGCCTCAGCACTTGCTTGCCCAGAGAACCACATGCTGCCAACTCAAACGAGGGCGCTGGGAGGGAGCCTGGGAAGACCAGAGAATAAATCCCCAGGGGTCAAGATTACCCCCAGGGGTAGCTGAGTCGGCTCCCCAGATCATACTCTTGCGGCTCTACGACCACAGCGGGCAGTGCTGGAGCTTGTGTCCTGGGACTGTGTGTGCCTGCCAGCAGCAAGGGGATGCACACCCACGGCtctgctcccttcctcccccGGTCCTGGAATTGCCCGGGAGAAGTTGAGTACTGAGGGGGTAGATGTGGCAGGAAACTCAGCTGGCTTCCTGGATGGTGCTGACCATTTCCaagctgggggttggggggaagaaATAACGTGTACTGGGTGTACTGGCAAGTGAGCATTTATTGAGCGCTTACTACACACAGAGCACTGATAGGAAAGACCCAGAAGGTTAAGTCACCCGAGAACCGGAAGTTGCCCTGCTCCCAAAGGGCTTACGGTTTAGCTGGGGgcattgtatatgtatatacacaacaTCACAGTTTAAATTCATGAAGCAACATCTGCAGGTACGAAGTCTTTCAGCACAAAGTGGGCCCGTGGAGACGGGTGCTGCTGGGACCCTGGGGTCAGCCGCCTCCTTCTCAGCTCAGCGCCTCCTGTGTCCCTGGCTTGGGCACCTGACCCCCTGTCGGCCTGCCtccgccctgccctgcctctgcctgctctgGGGTGTGTCTGGTCTCCACCTTCCTTCATGCTGAGTGCCCTTCAAGAGCAGAAACCAACTCTGggttttgatttctttattttggtcGTGTTCTCGCTACTCTGCCACCACCCTCTCCAAGGTCCCGTGTCCCCCACAGacatgggctgggctggacaagcCCAGCTCATGTTCTGTTTCTGCCTGGGGCTCCCAGGAAGTGCCTAGGTCTTGCCTCAGCTGATTTAGTGTGCGAGACTACGCTAGGCTTTAGTGTAAGGAGGCCTGAGTTGCAGCCTTGGCTGCACTCCGCACCTGCTGCTTTCAGACCTGTCTCTTGGTCTGCTTTCAGACCGTCAAATATGAAGAAcaatatttgttttgctttccttcctttcaaaAGGAGGAAAAGTTATCACAGGGTATGATAAGGGAGCCTTGGAAATACTCAAACCCTTGTGTGCAGTTTTCCCAGAATTATATGACCTAGTGCAGGTAAGGTACCCGGTGAGGTttgctgcccctcccccccccgttTCCCTCCATTCCCAGCATTTGGAATTCTCCTTCGACCTTTGACCTCAACCTGGGTCTAGGCTGGAAGTGGTGAGGAGGTACAGCTCCGGGAGTGGAGTAGAAGTAGAAGCAACTTCTTGGTGCCTTTCAGAGAGCTTGGTGAGGGCAAGGGGTGGCCACGAGGGGCTGAGCTCACGTGGGAGGATGGTCCCAGAAGTCACACCTGTCCTGCAGCGGTGAGGCCGGGTGGCCGTCGCTAGCTGTCGGGGTGGGAGGTTAGGAGAGGCCTCTGTATGGCGCATGCCTGACCCCAGAGAAAGCTTGTCAAGGAAGACGGGAGAAAGCATGGGCGAGGGGATGTGCTGCTGGGCATGGCCCTTCTGCATGggctggaggggaggaagagGCCAGAGGCGGGAGCCTGGTGCATGGTggcacagaggcagcagaagCCTTGCAAACCCAGAGAATTTTGAGACGCAGGCTCAGGGAGTGCCCGTCAGGCTGGCTCTGTGGCGGGCTGTCCCAGGGAGGTGGCTGGGCCCAGGTGGGtggtggcaggcagggagggggtgggagggccgACGGTGCGTGGCCTGGTCAAGGAGAGGTGAGGAGGCAAGATCTGCCTAGACCTTGGGACTCCCCTTGGCTTTGACCTTCAAGGCAAGGTAGGGGAGCCTGAGGGTCAGGCTCTTCCTGTGTCCTCCCCCCAGGAAGCAGAAATCATGAAAATGAGCCTAATAACGCGTGATAATGGCATTAGGAATTACAGCTCACACAGCCTCTTACATGCATCATCTCACCTAATCCCAGATAATCGCATTTGagaaccattgcactggcccaGAAACTCAGAGGCCCGGGTTCccggccccagccctgcctctgcctgtCTACAGTGGCCGTACAAGGCCGGGAGCCGCAGGTGGGTGGGAAGAGAGGAGGCCCCCGCGAGGGGAAGCTGCGGGGGGAGAGTGGTTGGGTGGTGGACAGGTGTTGCCTGGTGCCGGTGGCTGCATGCCTGAGTGCCTTGCCCAGCCAACCAGAGGTGTGTGCTGGGCAAGAGGGCTCACTTGCGAAACTGCGTGTCTCCTTTCAAGAAGTGTCTAGTTGCAAACCTCCGCTTTCCTCGGACAAAGCCAGGGGCCGGGGGAAGGCGTTCCCTTTCTCCGCTAAAATGGCAGCTAATCTCTGGGTCTGGGGCCTCGGGCAGAGCCGGGCCTTGCGTGCACGCGCACAGGCCTGCGTCTTCTCCCGTTGGAGAAAGGTGGCAGCAGGGAAATCCTTGGCcagggagctgttctctgctGGACACTTCTTTGCCTGCAGCCCAGCAAGTCTCGGTTGCAACTGGGGTACTCTATCAGGAAGGGCAGGGTAGAGGCTCGAATCAGACCCCACCCCTCTTTTCCTGCTCTGACGGCTGATTGGCAGGGCGGCCCCACCTTCTGCAGAAGAGGTGGATTtgctgcaggggtgtgtgtgtgtgtgtgtgtgtgtgtgtgtgtgtgtgtgtgttgggggtaggGTAGCAGTGAAGCTTGAACCGGAGGTGCAGGGTTGAGCGCGCACCCTCACGCGGGCAAGCCCTGAAGACACATTCCCAGGTGCCCCTCACGCGGGCAAGCCCTGAAGACACATTCCCAGGTGCCCTCCAGGAGGTTTCTGTGTATTTCTGGTGCTTGCGTGCATGCGTACCTGGATGCAGGCTTCTCGACCACCCCTCTCCGTCCGTTCCTTCCTAACTCAGTCTCCTTACCCCACTCCAGGGGGCCGAGGCTTGCACCGTGAACGGCTCCAGCCTCAGGACCGGCTCCCTTTGGGTCTGGGCTGTGATGCGTACTGCAGATGACTGCGCTCCGCACTGGGTTGGACTAGAGAGTAGGGCCTGCGCAGAGACAGGCACCGGGAGCCGGAGTGGGCGCTCCCTGCGGCCCCCCGATGCGCAACGCGGCGCCGGGCCGGGCGTGCAGGCGCTGTGGCTCAGGCCTTGCTGCTCCGCGGCGGACTCTGCGGCGAGTGCAGCTCCACCGACTGCCGCCGCCGCACCTCGCGCTCCTCCCAGTCGGTGTCCGGCTCCAGCCCCTTGAGCACGGCCAGGCGCTCGGACAGGCTCTTGGCCGACGGGAACAGCACGTAGTTGTAGATCAGGGAGCCCAGGATGGCGCCCACCAGGGGTCCGACCCAGAAGACCTGCAGGCGAGAGGAGAGGGCTGCTAGCAGCGCGTGGGGGGCCAAGGGCCCCTTCCTTCATTCTGCCATGCTTGTCCAGGAGCTGAGGGTGGGAGATTCGGGTTCCTGGTCATGAAGCGTGTACTGCGCCCTTTCTCTTTGTGCCTTGGTTTCCTTTCACTAAGATGGTGCCagtctcccagccctggctaagGGCTGCACGGTGCCTGCCGTGTGCTCATGGACACTAGTGTAGCACGTACTGAGGTCCACGTGCTGCCCGGGGACTCTCACTTCATTTCCCCAAGAGCTGGTGAGCTAGGCCAGCTGTCACTCTCAGGGCAGGCACAGGGCAAGAAGCAGGTACCCCTAAGGAGAAGGAATGTGGAGGGCGGGGTACAGCTGCCCTCCTTGCCCTGCCCTTGATCTCCCTCTGAAGCGGGTGTCTTAAGCCATTACCCAGTGATCATCGAACTTGCCGGTGACGACGGCCGGGGCCAGGGAGCGGGCAGGGTTCATGGAACAGCCGGTGTAGTAGATCTGCAAGGGCAAGAAAGGTccaagggagaggagggaggtgagagagagGTCAGGGAGAGCCGGGCCCTTCCTGGGCTggacctgcacctgcactggGGGCATCTTTGCAGGGGACCGGGGTGGGGGGGCTCTGTGTGCATCTGCTGCTGGAGAGCTGTGCCTTTAGGGTCCTGGGAGTCTGTGTTTCTGgggttctgtgtgtgtctctccaggGAGGCTGGCCCACCAGAGCTGTGACCTACCCCCAGGAGGTGGCCCAGGGTCACGGAGAAGCCGATGGAGAGGGCAGGGGTGCCCAGGTTGTCCTCCCGGCGGTTGTCGGTGGAGGCAAAGATACAGAGCACCAGTTGCAGAGTCAGGAAGAGCTCCACGGTCACGGCCTGCCCGGCTGTCGCGTTGTTGTTGAGCTGCAGACAGAGGGGCTGCTGGCTGAGCCTGTgcccctcccacctccctgccctctgggctgggagccagaaaccccCAAGCTGCTCACACACCTTAGCCCCACCAATGCCTCCCTCCTGGGCTCTGGGCCCAGGCTGAAAGGAAGAAAGCCGACTCCATGGCCCCTTAGATGCCAGAGGCATGCACGGAGCTTGCGTCTGCAGTTGTGGGAACAAGAGGGAAGCTgtttccacggcagcaggaaGCTTCAGACAGGGGACCGGAGGGTGTCTTATTATGCTGCCTGCTCTTGAGATACGATGGCAGCCAGAGAGAGACCGAGGGTCTCCTAGGGTCCAGGGTCTTGGGTCTGGGGCTCAGCCCTGTGTGCCCGCTCTACAGCGAGTCTTGTGGGCAGTACCATCTTCCAACCTTCACCTGCTCTGCCCTGAGGACTTGGGACTGGCCCGCACTGTGGAGCTCGGAGTCAGGACACTGGAGCTGTCCACCACGATGCCCAAGGTTCCTGTGCAGTGCCCACAGTCCCAGCAGGCACCAGGATGACTGGGGCTGAGCAAAGAGGCAGTTTCACAAGCAGGTGGCACCCCACACGGGATCTCTCCCTGGGTGCTGGTCCTGTACTTGGGTGCACCCTGCCCTTGGGCTGTGCCCTGGGTAAGGCAGAGCtgtctgactcttggcttcctcGCTCCTGCTCCGTCCCTGgcctcccaccccaggtcctcaGGGGCAGGCTGGTTCTGTGGGCTCGAGCCTCCTGCTGGTGTCCACCTTCAGAGCCTGGGGGTAAGGGGGACAGGGCAGAGAGCTTTGGAAGCCCCTGACTCATCTGATTCTTTGGGCCTCAgtgtttctccttctgtaaaGTGGGAGCAGTGAGATGGGTTTGTAGGGACTGGCAGACCTTGGCCCTGCAGGAGAGGGTGTTAGACAGCTCTTGGCCCATTCCTGGGTGCTGTCACTTCGTGGTTCTGCAATCTGGGCCTTCACTTTCTCATGTTGGGAGTTGGGAAGACCACAGCATTTGCCTCACAGCTATGTACAAAGATGAGCTGGAGTCCGGGCTGGCATGAGGCAGGTGCCTATCAACGGCGATTTCCTGGTGACCAGGCTGGCTCTCCCAGAGGACACTGGGACAGCCTCCAGGCAGGTCAGCCAGCGTCCCCAGGGACAGACCCTGAGGAGTTGACAGGAGACTTCCAGACCCTTTCATGTTGCACTGCCCCATCCCCACACTCAGCTGCAGAACAAtgggagagcagggcaggggtCCCCATGGAGGAGCAAGGCTTGGCAGTGCTTTCAGGAAGTTCCTCCTTGTGTCTAACTAGGCCTCTCCCTGCTGTGGACTGAGCTGTTCTCAGCCGAAACAGATACCTTCTGTCGGCCTGttgccctggctgccctggcctTAGTCTCCCCCCAGCCTCACGATACTTCTCACTTCTTCCTGCAGCTGCCTGTCCCCTCCACGCCCCAGATGTGCGGAAGGAGGAGGGTGGGCGTGGAAAGGTGGTGCTCCTAGGCAGTGGCCTGGCAATGTAGCAGGCCAGGAACGGTGGAGGACACTGAGGCACGAATGGGGTCCCGGCTGGAGGTGGAGGGGCTGAGCGGGGAGTGCTCTCAGCCCTACCCCCTCCACACCTGTCAGACAAGGGGGAGCTCCCCATGTGTACGCCTTGGCTCGCTGCTGCCTCATGTAAGACCTGGCAAATCACCCCTGGAGGATTGATAGTTTTCTCTTGGACACAGACCAACCCTGGGGCCTTCGGCTGGCACCTCCCTTCCCTGATCCCCAAACTGCTCAGGTGTTTTGTAGGTGGGCGTGGGTTCAAGGGCTGACTGGCTGTGTCCCCACTGGCCTGGCTGAAGGTGCACTTCTTTCTGGGCTGTGTGTTCAGAAGGCACCGCTGCCCCAGGAACCTATGCTCTGCAGAGGTACACCTTGCTCCTGCTGGAGTAGGGCCAGTAGCGGCCAGCGGAGACCAGTGGAAGCCAACCCAGCACACCACTCCTCCTCCTGGGCCTCGGGGCACAAGGCAGCCCCTCTGTGTCCTGCCATTTCTCCCTCCCTTGCTTTACCTAGGGCtgcctcactctgtctctctctaccagTTCCCTGCCCGCCCCCCCCAGCTCCCACCCCCCTCCGCTACTCACCGCGTTGACACCCAGATCCCCGCGGATATTGGCTGGCGTGATCTCGTGGAGCAGAGCGGCCCCTGCCACAGCCCCCAGCAGCTGGGCCGCCACATAGAAGACTGCACGCAGAAAGGAGACATGGCAGCCCACCAGGCAGGCCACAGTCACGGCAGGGTTGATGTGGGCCCCGCTGATGTGGCCCAGAGCCTGCACCAGCGTGCCGATGCCCAGGCCGAAGGCCACTGCGATCTGCAGCACGGAGGGCAGCATCGAAGGCCAGTTGAGGGCCGAGCCGAGGCCGAAGAAGACGAAGAGGAGGGTGGCCAGGAACTCTGTGAACACGGCCCTGGAGAAAGCCACGGACCGGAGCTCCCACATGCTGCGGGCCTCCCGCTCGCTTGTTCGCTCCCCGGCTGGCTTGCTCCCTCGCTCCCTCGTTCTCGGGGCCTCTGTGGAGGCTGGGCTTTGGGCTTATGTAGAATCCATCCGTCCGGGTGCGGCCACGTGCTTCTGCGCCCTCCCCACTGCTGCTGCCCACTGCAGGCCTATCATCCCATCTCGGCCTTCACAGCTGACTAATGTTCCCCATTACCCAGCTCGAGATAAGGGCTGACGTCCCCTAGTTTTCCGTGTTTGTTCCCTCAGTCACCCCAGGCCCGTTGCCCCCAGGGGCTTCCCCACCCCCATGGCAAGCTGTGCATGGGGACCCCTCAAGGGGGTTGTAATGGGTAGAGGTGCTCTTTTCCGCTCAAGCTGAGGGGCATACGTAGCAATAGCAGTGAGAGATGTTGGGGTATAGGGAGGggctcctcctgctgcccaccCACCTCCGCTTCTCCCAAGGGATGGAAAACAGCCGCTTGGCCTGTGACACATTTCTATAGCAGAAAGGCCTGCGTCTGCCCTGTGCCTGCTTGGTTGCAGTTAATTACCCGTGAGCCATTAAGCCTTGCCTCCTCCTGGAAGCCCCTTCAGCCCGCAGCCTGGAGCCAGCGGTGGCTTGGGTGGCATGGGGACACCTGGCCCTGGGTGACCATGGGGTCAGATGAGGATGTCTGTTTCAGCG contains:
- the LOC101533463 gene encoding aquaporin-2, with the protein product MWELRSVAFSRAVFTEFLATLLFVFFGLGSALNWPSMLPSVLQIAVAFGLGIGTLVQALGHISGAHINPAVTVACLVGCHVSFLRAVFYVAAQLLGAVAGAALLHEITPANIRGDLGVNALNNNATAGQAVTVELFLTLQLVLCIFASTDNRREDNLGTPALSIGFSVTLGHLLGIYYTGCSMNPARSLAPAVVTGKFDDHWVFWVGPLVGAILGSLIYNYVLFPSAKSLSERLAVLKGLEPDTDWEEREVRRRQSVELHSPQSPPRSSKA